The following are encoded in a window of Colletotrichum lupini chromosome 3, complete sequence genomic DNA:
- a CDS encoding glycosyl hydrolase family 15, protein MAQQCSTRHVAGSRAGYLPIEDYGMIGNMHTCALVGTNGSVDFMCWYEIAFLPHFVFMLLTRSPRADVTLGRVMNFPMLSSSLPIAADEMINGIRCYKRIISMPIYHPALMSSNSLVDEILPLTSRPRTLTSDAPLPRPDFDSPSIFCRLLDQEKGGFFSICPPLSKLCTTKQQYLPSSNILQTRYIHDDGVVDVVDFFPRPKTATVISKSTRQGAFRETTKIQEELKKWLVRRVECIRGRLQLDIEIFPAFQYASESHVTTIIEPTHTANSPSKAVTFHSEHYKMQLDVTIDDVVPESEADASAAAAAAPAPSITFRKEKRDGLLGEGVVAHLEITEGQAVSFVLRNDKPDHVTENVTTAVLDGQQHDTQSFWYNWISKSKYKGRWREVVNRSLMLLKMLTYEPTGAIVAAPTFSIPEDIGGVRNWDYRFCWVRDSSFTIYILLRLGFSAEADAYMDFISERFVKSRGPSGELPIMFTIRGETEIPEMELDHLEGYRGSKPVRIGNGAAFHQQFDIYGELMDGIYLYNKYGKPISWDQWCSVREMLDFVLTLTDQPDMSIWEVRNKKQNFTYSKVMLWVAFDRGLRLADKRNFPCPNRSKWLEARDNLMEEIMEKEQRRQTDNRRTGGITGYNKEMKCFVQSYENNTMLDSSILIAPLVFFIAPNDQRFLNTMDRILMPPEKGGLTSTGLVSRYDTELSDDGVGGREGAFSMCTFWLVEAMTRASVYEPKYLVRAVNLFENMLSFSNHLSMFSEEIARSGEQLGNTPQAFSHLALISAAFNLDRVTGFQR, encoded by the exons ATGGCTCAACAGTGCTCGACGAGGCATGTCGCCGGCAGCCGCGCCGGGTACCTGCCGATCGAGGACTATGGTATGATTGGCAACATGCATACATGCGCGCTCGTGGGGACGAACGGTTCAGTTGACTTTATGTGCTGGTATGAGATTGCCTTTCTTCCTCATTTTGTCTTTATGCTACTTACACGTTCCCCTCGGGCCGACGTTACACTCGGCCGAGTGATGAACTTCCCAATGCTCTCTTCATCTCTTCCCATAGCAGCCGATGAGATGATCAACGGCATAAGATGCTACAAGAGGATCATCTCAAT GCCTATCTATCATCCGGCCCTCATGAGCTCAAATTCCCTAGTCGATGAGATACTACCACTTACATCTCGCCCACGAACCCTGACATCTGACGCACCATTGCCCAGGCCGGACTTCGATTCTCCCAGTATTTTTTGTCGGCTACTAGACCAGGAAAAGGGAGGCTTCTTCAGCATCTGTCCTCCTCTGTCCAAGCTGTGCACAACCAA ACAACAATACCTCCCATCCTCCAATATCTTGCAAACTAGATACATCCACGATGACGGCGTCGTCGACGTTGTGGACTTTTTCCCTCGACCCAAGACTGCCACGGTCATATCGAAGAGCACCCGCCAAGGCGCATTCCGTGAAACGACCAAGATCCAGGAGGAGCTGAAGAAATGGCTCGTCCGTCGGGTCGAGTGTATCCGCGGCCGTCTCCAGCTCG ATATTGAGATTTTCCCGGCCTTCCAATACGCCAGCGAGTCCCACGTCACCACCATCATCGAGCCGACTCACACGGCAAACAGCCCAAGCAAAGCCGTCACCTTTCACAGCGAGCACTACAAGATGCAGCTCGACGTCACCATCGACGACGTCGTCCCCGAGTCCGAGGCGGACGCatcggcagcggcggcggcggcaccgGCGCCCTCCATCACTTTCAGAAAGGAGAAGCGCGACGGTCTGCTGGGCGAGGGCGTCGTCGCGCACCTGGAAATCACAGAGGGCCAGGCCGTCTCGTTCGTCCTGCGGAACGACAAGCCGGACCACGTCACGGAGAACGTCACGACGGCGGTGCTCGACGGGCAGCAGCACGACACGCAGTCGTTTTGGTACAACTGGATCTCCAAGAGCAAGTACAAGGGCCGGTGGCGCGAGGTCGTCAACCGGAGCCTGATGCTGCTCAAGATGCTGACGTACGAGCCCACCGGCGCCATCGTGGCCGCGCCGACGTTTTCTATCCCCGAGGATATCGGTGGTGTTCG GAACTGGGACTACCGCTTCTGCTGGGTCCGCGACTCGAGCTTCACAATCTAcatcctcctccgcctcggCTTCTCCGCCGAGGCAGACGCCTACATGGACTTCATCAGCGAGCGCTTCGTCAAGTCGCGCGGCCCCAGCGGCGAGCTGCCCATCATGTTCACCATCCGCGGCGAGACCGAGATCCCCGAGATGGAGCTCGACCACCTCGAGGGCTACCGCGGCAGCAAGCCCGTGCGGATCGGCAACGGCGCGGCGTTCCATCAGCAGTTTGACATCTACGGCGAGCTCATGGATGGTATCTATCTGTATAACAAGTACGGGAAGCCCATCAGCTGGGATCAGTGGTGTTCTGTGAGGGAGATGCTGG ACTTTGTCCTTACTTTGACAGATC AACCTGACATGTCCATCTGGGAGGTCCGCAATAAGAAGCAAAACTTCACCTACTCAAAAGTCATGCTCTGGGTCGCCTTCGACCGCGGCCTCCGGCTTGCAGACAAACGCAACTTCCCCTGTCCCAATCGTAGCAAATGGCTCGAAGCCCGCGATAACCTGATGGAGGAGATAATGGAAAAGG AGCAGAGACGACAAACTGACAACCGCCGCACCGGCGGTATAACAGGCTACAACAAGGAGATGAAGTGCTTCGTCCAGAGCTACGAGAACAACACCATGCTCGACTCCTCCATCCTCATCGCCCCGCTCGTCTTCTTCATCGCCCCCAACGACCAGCGCTTCCTAAACACAATGGACCGCATCCTCATGCCCCCCGAAAAGGGCGGCCTCACCAGCACAGGTCTCGTCTCCCGTTACGATACCGAGCTGTCAGACGATG GCGTCGGCGGAAGAGAAGGCGCCTTTAGCATGTGCACCTTTTGGCTCGTCGAAGCGATGACGCGCGCCTCCGTCTACGAGCCAAAGTACCTCGTCCGCGCCGTCAACCTCTTTGAGAACATGCTGAGCTTCTCCAACCACCTCTCCATGTTCTCGGAAGAGATTGCCCGCAGCGGCGAGCAGCTCGGCAACACGCCCCAGGCTTTCAGCCACTTGGCCCTCATCAGTGCGGCTTTTAATCTGGATCGTGTTACCGGGTTCCAGCGATGA
- a CDS encoding triose-phosphate transporter encodes MPQSSSSPSDSTSSSLVHVLLPPDPSQSQSHSQLQSQSASVSVSAAASAVSSSPDPIDHDDALPSSSSSSHDHHHTTDTTNRRLLSPSPLLLPPPTAPSPGHATTTDNTPSNPDGPRPRDVLTAQTAHASLRQGPSSSSLNTAARERSPTVAADDGEIEMEPLKGTGHRRRRSSLMQSAGASNHQRVPSRNQGNMLEEPKISEEDLGATPSASKNIDDDSFSDEDLHDDEETGLTKNDKRRKKQKKRNNTRLDQRFVRGEISAEEKKEADQNVFRKSAVNVALILLWYFFSLSISLYNKWMFDENRLNFAFPLFTTACHMLVQFGLASLVLFLIPSLRPSNGVRNSDLGRSRHESEPDRPLMTKMFYLTRIGPCGAATGLDIGLGNTSLKFITLTFYTMCKSSSLAFVLIFAFFFRLEKPTWRLVAIIATMTAGVVLMVSGEVEFKVSGFILVISAAFFSGFRWGLTQILLLRNPATSNPFSSIFFLAPVMFLTLIVIAIPVEGFPALIEGLKVLVAEWGAITTPLFLLFPGCIAFLMTASEFALLQRTSVVTLSIAGIFKEVVTISAAAIVFNDRLTPVNFVGLITTMGAIVAYNYIKITQMREDAQKEVQRGHMEVAHASGASSSGSDNDDGSGEEAGLLRNSTDYEDNLVTADGDILPNPGHTAHESRTAQAHRDN; translated from the exons ATGCCCcaatcctcctcctcgccctccgACTCGACTTCCTCTTCACTTGTGCATGTCCTGCTGCCTCCCGACCCTAGCCAATCTCAATCTCATTCTCAACTTCAATCTCAATCTGCCTCTGTTTCCGTCTCGGCTGCTGCCAGTGCCGTGTCATCCTCCCCCGACCCCATTGACCACGACGACGCCCTCccctcctcatcctcctcctcacaCGACCACCACCACACTACTGATACCACCAACCGTCGCCTCCTGAGCCCGTCACCTCTGCTTCTCCCACCACCCACCGCACCCTCGCCTGGACACGCGACCACCACGGATAACACACCCTCGAACCCGGATGGTCCACGGCCACGAGACGTCCTTACCGCTCAGACTGCCCACGCATCGTTGCGCCAGggcccttcttcttcctccctcAACACCGCCGCTCGAGAACGTTCTCCTACTGTCGCCGCCGACGACGGCGAGATCGAAATGGAGCCATTGAAAGGAACCGGCCACCGCCGGCGCCGCAGCTCGCTCATGCAAAGTGCCGGCGCTAGTAACCACCAAAGAGTCCCGTCAAGGAATCAGGGGAACATGCTGGAAGAGCCAAAGATATCGGAGGAGGATCTCGGAGCAACACCATCGGCATCTAAGAACATCGACGACGATAGCTTTTCCGACGAGGATCTCCATGATGACGAGGAGACGGGTTTGACCAAGAATGAtaagaggaggaagaagcaAAAGAAGAGGAACAACACGCGGTTAGATCAGCGCTTCGTCCGCGGCGAAATCTCggccgaggagaagaaggaagcAGATCAAAACGTCTTTAGGAAATCCGCCGTCAACGTCGCCCTGATATTGCTGTGGTACTTCTTTTCTCTCAGCATTTCACTG TATAACAAGTGGATGTTTGATGAGAACCGCCTCAACTTTGCTTTCCCTCTTTTCACGACGGCCTGCCATATGTTGGTACAATTCGGCCTCGCATCATTAGTGCTATTCTTAATACCCTCCCTGCGCCCGTCCAATGGAGTGCGCAATTCGGATTTGGGCCGCTCGAGGCACGAATCAGAGCCCGACAGACCTCTGATGACCAAGATGTTCTATCTGACGCGCATTGGGCCGTGTGGTGCTGCAACGGGTCTCGATATTGGACTCGGTAACACCTCGCTCAAGTTTATCACCCTGACATTCTACA CCATGTGTAAATCGTCTTCCCTAGCGTTCGTTTTGATCTTCGCCTTCTTTTTCAGACTCGAGAAACCCACATGGCGCCTCGTGGCTATCATTGCGACAATGACTGCGGGTGTCGTTCTGATGGTGTCGGGAGAAGTCGAGTTCAAGGTCAGCGGGTTCATCCTCGTCATCTCTGCGGCCTTCTTCTCTGGTTTCAGATGGGGCCTGACGCAAATCCTGCTCCTGCGCAACCCGGCAACGTCGAACCCCTTCTCCAGCATCTTCTTCCTGGCGCCCGTCATGTTCCTGACGTTGATCGTTATCGCCATCCCCGTCGAGGGGTTCCCCGCCCTCATCGAGGGCCTGAAAGTCCTCGTCGCCGAATGGGGCGCCATTACGACGCCGCTGTTCCTGCTTTTCCCCGGATGTATCGCCTTCCTCATGACAGCTTCGGAATTCGCTCTGCTGCAGCGTACCTCCGTCGTGACGCTTTCCATCGCCGGTATCTTCAAGGAGGTCGTGACAAtttccgccgccgccatcgtCTTCAACGACCGCCTCACGCCCGTCAACTTTGTCGGTCTCATCACCACCATGGGCGCCATCGTCGCGTACAACTACATCAAGATCACTCAGATGCGCGAGGACGCACAGAAGGAGGTTCAGCGTGGCCACATGGAGGTTGCGCACGCCTCGGGCGCCTCCTCGAGCGGCAGCGATAACGACGACGGCAGCGGCGAGGAGGCGGGTCTGCTGAGGAACAGCACCGATTACGAGGACAACCTCGTCACTGCCGACGGCGATATTCTGCCAAACCCGGGACACACCGCGCACGAGTCGAGGACGGCCCAAGCCCACCGCGACAACTAG
- a CDS encoding prolyl oligopeptidase — translation MTIQASKFTPEALLSAPRRSPGIPNPSGTKVLYTVSTYSFESHSKTSQTRVLDVESGHSSLLYEEASYSDVTWISDEEILILRSGDKGATTLLLGDVTKPSTVTEIRHFEGSLSSLKAKRLSDDEVAIAVAVLTTPEGAMYNPVAEKKQLTTGKVYSSLFVRHWDAWVSENQNSIWYGLLKKNDKSYKFEGQGLTNALEVSRLVSPVPPFGGSGDFDIGKHGIVFVARDPNISPAIYTKTDLYFLPLKSFTEDKPGLPQIVKTSKLRGYSAAPVFSRDGKKVAFTRMKSDQYETDKPRLLLVPDVFDLASVQEFYQTDDGAGGWDARPEWITWSKDDSELYVSAEEHGRAKLWKLPATPHEAKDLPAAIYEEGSVVEAKLLGDDGEKLFISTSSRVENSAYSVLDPVSQKTDLVSSSSKHGKSFGLSKSQCDEFWYKGAEGYDVHALVVKPSNFDENKKYPLAFLIHGGPQAAWMDSWSTRWNPAIFAEQGYIAVMPNPTGSTGYGQQHTDNIQNEWGGRPYVDLVKCFDHIEKNISYIDCGNAVALGASYGGYMINWIQGHELGRKFKALVCHDGVFSTLNQWSTEELFFPLHDFGGPLWENREGYEKWDPAHHLDQWSTPQLVIHNELDYRLPISEGLAMFNVLQARGVPSKLLMFPDENHWVLKPENSLVWHREVLGWINKYTGLDKSEDELSPAVPHPAVAPTSPPSDTFRSSSLLVRAPSISPRLKFRELAPSSPTLKLKNDLHIGIDLPEPTSEPKVTDEIAKPTNEPILFHALLRPAVLQILRATGYHAARPVVLDAVTELAARYMFALCQATARHAGDNDPQGDAGPGMVDVRMALQELGAVPPDDVLAEGRGAILGEILDSLDEEGRSEAGAELAAAAAAAAVPDGEGDLTMATPTAVTERGREREKIVEDTRGVDEFIKWFSGPRNKAIREAAVGDGELELGDYLNVLKKKHSKTGEDSKYHGTIIGKGNDVGEVQVEGGDLPSIHTWRSKMQGPPPGSAPSATSPRIKEESRPPSSGLSSGANMRRRTRTGSTASQASVVSVASVSTSKTEGREGCAVRPRGGRGRGGSTAGRGRGNKPSGGRVTKNKTTTTTAKAKPRSRSSTKTKQKQKKKDNDKEDVYSSLWRRERQAWIDMHEYGKSWAFMNTGRGVFPLLPWEEMKVKEGTGTRMRTAFIIQTSPAEDKQLRNGFEFLLKCTPFICVMLRQFDEVTGFALL, via the exons ATGACGATTCAAGCCTCCAAGTTTACCCCAGAGGCTCTGCTCTCTGCCCCGCGCAGGTCCCCGGGCATTCCTAACCCATCTGGCACGAAAGTGCTCTATACT GTCTCGACCTACTCGTTCGAAAGCCACAGCAAGACCTCCCAAACGCGTGTTCTTGACGTTGAGAGTGGCCATTCAAGCCTCCTTTACGAGGAAGCATCCTACAGTGACGTGACATGGATTTCGGACGAGGAGATCCTGATACTGCGAAGCGGTGACAAGGGGGCTACGACCCTTCTGCTGGGAGATGTTACGAAGCCGTCTAC AGTCACCGAGATCCGCCACTTTGAGGGCAGCTTGTCAAGCCTGAAAGCCAAGCGACTATCCGACGATGAAGTCGCCATTGCCGTCGCCGTCTTGACAACCCCGGAGGGTGCCATGTACAACCCGGTAGCCGAGAAGAAGCAGTTGACGACGGGCAAGGTGTACTCGAGCCTGTTTGTAAGACACTGGGATGCCTGGGTGTCTGAAAACCAGAACTCCATCTGGTACGGTCTTCTGAAGAAGAACGACAAGTCGTACAAGTTCGAGGGTCAGGGTTTGACCAATGCCCTCGAGGTCTCGCGGCTGGTGTCTCCGGTCCCCCCCTTTGGTGGCAGCGGCGATTTTGATATCGGAAAGCACGGCATCGTCTTTGTCGCGCGCGACCCCAATATCTCCCCGGCCATTTACACAAAAACGGACCTCTACTTCCTGCCTTTGAAGTCCTTTACCGAGGACAAGCCGGGATTGCCTCAAATTGTCAAGACTAGCAAGCTCCGTGGTTACTCGGCGGCACCCGTCTTCTCCAGGGACGGCAAGAAGGTCGCCTTTACCCGGATGAAGAGCGACCAGTACGAGACTGACAAGCCAAGGCTGCTTCTCGTTCCCGACGTCTTCGACCTGGCAAGCGTACAAGAGTTCTACCAGACAGACGACGGCGCCGGCGGCTGGGATGCACGCCCCGAATGGATCACATGGAGCAAGGACGACTCGGAGCTGTACGTATCGGCGGAAGAGCACGGGCGTGCTAAGCTCTGGAAGCTGCCGGCGACTCCGCACGAGGCGAAAGACCTTCCCGCAGCAATCTACGAGGAGGGTTCTGTTGTCGAGGCGAAGCTATTGGGAGATGATGGAGAGAAGCTCTTCATCAGCACGTCATCTAGGGTCGAGAACTCGGCTTACTCCGTTCTGGATCCCGTCAGTCAAAAGACCGATCTCGTATCCTCGAGCTCCAAGCACGGAAAGTCGTTCGGTCTGTCCAAGTCTCAGTGTGACGAGTTCTGGTACAAGGGAGCCGAGGGATACGACGTTCACGCCCTCGTGGTGAAGCCGTCCAACTTTGACGAGAACAAAAAGTACCCGCTCGCGTTCCTCATTCACGGAGGCCCTCAGGCCGCGTGGATGGATAGCTGGAGTACGCGATGGAACCCTGCCATCTTTGCGGAACAGGGCTATATCGCAGTCATGCCCAACCCGACGGGAAGCACTGGTTACGGACAGCAGCACACCGACAATATCCAGAATGAGTGGGGTGGTCGCCCGTACGTGGACTTGGTGAAGTGTTTCGACCACATCGAGAAGAACATTTCGTACATTGATTGTGGCAACGCGGTTGCTTTGGGTGCTTCGTACGGAGGATACATGATCA ACTGGATTCAGGGTCATGAGCTCGGAAGAAAGTTCAAGGCATTGGTCTGCCACGACGGTGTATTTTCAACACTGAACCAGTGGTCTACCGAGGAACTCTTCTTCCCTCTGCATGACTTTGGCGGTCCTCTTTGGGAGAACCGAGAGGGCTACGAGAAGTGGGATCCCGCCCATCATCTCGACCAGTGGTCGACGCCACAACTGGTCATCCACAACGAGCTAGACTACAGACTTCCCATTTCTGAGGGCCTCGCCATGTTCAATGTTCTGCAGGCGCGCGGCGTGCCTAGCAAGTTGTTGATGTTCCCCGACGAGAACCAT TGGGTTCTGAAGCCTGAAAACTCTCTTGTCTGGCACAGAGAGGTTTTGGGATGGATCAACAAGTACACAGGCCTCGACAAGTCTGAGGAT GAGCTCTCCCCAGCGGTTCCCCATCCTGCAGTAGCTCCCACCTCACCTCCTTCCGATACCTTTAGGTCCAGTTCACTGCTGGTCCGAGCTCCTTCCATTTCACCAAGGCTGAAATTTCGCGAACTTGCACCTTCTTCACCCACCCTTAAACTAAAGAACGACTTGCACATAGGGATTGAC CTTCCTGAACCTACCTCAGAACCGAAGGTGACCGACGAAATCGCAAAACCCACGAACGAGCCCA TCCTCTTCCACGCCCTCCTCCGCCCCGCGGTCCTCCAGATCCTGCGCGCGACAGGATATCACGCCGCACGACCCGTGGTTCTCGATGCCGTCACTGAGCTCGCGGCGCGCTACATGTTCGCCCTCTGCCAGGCGACAGCGCGGCACGCGGGCGACAACGACCCGCAAGGCGACGCTGGCCCGGGCATGGTGGACGTACGCATGGCGCTGCAGGAGCTGGGTGCCGTGCCTCCGGACGATGTGCTCGCTGAGGGGAGAGGCGCGATATTGGGCGAGATTCTAGACTCGCTGGACGAGGAAGGAAGGAGCGAGGCGGGCGCAGAGCTCGcggcggctgctgctgctgcagcTGTGCCGGACGGCGAGGGAGACTTGACAATGGCGACGCCGACGGCGGTAACTGAGAGGGGAcgcgagagagagaagatCGTTGAGGATACGAGAGGCGTGGACGAGTTCATCAAGTGGTTCTCCGGACCGCGGAACAAGGCCATTCGCGAGGCGGCGGTTGGTGATGGGGAGCTGGAGTTGGGCGACTACTTGAACG TCCTGAAGAAAAAGCACAGCAAGACGGGCGAAGACTCCAAGTACCACGGCACGATCATCGGCAAGGGCAACGACGTGGGCGAGGTCCAGGTCGAGGGCGGCGACCTCCCGAGCATCCACACCTGGCGGTCCAAGATGCAGGGCCCGCCACCGGGCAGCGCACCGTCGGCGACCTCGCCGCGGATCAAGGAGGAGTCGAGACCGCCGAGCTCGGGGCTGAGCTCC GGGGCAAACATGCGGAGACGGACGCGCACCGGCAGCACGGCCAGCCAGGCGAGCGTTGTCAGCGTTGCCAGCGTCAGCACGAGTAAGACCGAGGGCCGCGAGGGTTGCGCGGTCCGCCCGAGAGGGGGCCGGGGCCGAGGCGGCTCGACGGCGGGCAGAGGCAGGGGCAACAAGCCTAGCGGTGGCAGAGTCACCAAGAacaagacgacgacgactacGGCTAAGGCTAAGCCCAGGAGTAGGTCCAGCACGAAGACGAAGCAGAAGCAAAAGAAGAAGGACAATGACAAGGAGGACG TTTATTCGTCACTTTGGAGGCGGGAACGGCAAGCATGGATCGATATGCATGAATATGGGAAGTCATGGGCTTTCATGAATACGGGAAGGGGTGTGTTCCCCCTCCTTCCTTGGGAGGAAATGAAAGTGAAGGAGGGAACGGGTACTCGGATGAGGACAGCATTCATCATACAGACTTCTCCAGCCGAGGACAAGCAGCTGAGGAACGGG TTTGAGTTTCTATTGAAGTGTACACCCTTCATCTGCGTGATGTTACGCCAGTTTGACGAGGTCAC GGGCTTTGCACTACTATGA
- a CDS encoding histone acetyltransferase subunit NuA4, with amino-acid sequence MGENQANAANAAQGPAPTMQMYREEQVRLRQMLDKRAVIARKLAAIEADIEQKETAYLDSTPNGNIIAGFDNYIKGSGAAAQRRKAGATEQNRVFSRSSVSYRPGSEATTPGSTPASHAPTPLSTSFKDGGGSNHATPTSATASKSGKKNKKQNEEDSDHDSQAPNKKRINFGAGRK; translated from the exons ATGGGCGAGAACCAAGCGAATGCCGCCAACGCGGCGCAAGGCCCAGCTCCGACAATGCAAATGTACAGAGAGGAACAAGTCCGCCTGCGCCAGATGCTGGACAAGAGGGCAGTGATCGCCAGGAAACTCGCCGCCATCGAGGCCGACATTGAGCAAAAGGAGACGGCCTACCTCGACAGCACGCCAAACGGTAACATCATTGCCGGCTTCGACAACTACATCAAGGGCTCCGGCGCGGCCGCCCAGCGGCGCAAGGCCGGTGCCACGGAGCAGAACCGCGTCTTTTCACGGAGTTCGGTGTCGTATCGCCCTGGCAGT GAAGCCACGACGCCCGGCTCGACCCCCGCTTCGCATGCGCCGACTCCCTTGTCGACGTCCTTCAAGGACGGCGGCGGTTCGAACCACGCGACGCCGACCTCCGCGACGGCATCGAAATCCGGCAAGAAGAATAAGAAGCAGAACGAAGAAGACAGCGACCACGACTCGCAAGCGCCGAACAAGAAGCGCATCAACTTTGGCGCCGGACGCAAGTGA
- a CDS encoding RNP domain-containing protein, producing MAYPPPPGISSGPSTGNPPSHPSLPARPPPSKSSGGFKPAFKPAYGAAASSAPTSYSSAPTYASAPAAHYGSPYASYSQQPSPSPSVGGAGRYGAPVPSYDSYTQPGAGSRYGQASSYNAPPSTYGAAPQIRNPFPIPGTGAPAAGASAASASDYDPDMAMQIAQWQSAYSSNGTKDASGKDPVVPSGRGGFPGTGSNVATPPIIDPAAAAAAAAAANQPPERKKTVVREGGGKKWTDDTLAEWDPSHLRLFVGNLAGEVTDESLLKAFSRWQSVQKARVIRDKRTAKSKGYGFVSFSDADDFFQAAKEMNGKYIQSHPVTVRKANTEIKITNVKGKDHRNNRNNKNKKHSGNGGGGGNKNADGTGYEPHLGPVHSHGVIKPGQKTKNGLKLLG from the coding sequence ATGGCCTACCCGCCCCCTCCAGGTATCTCAAGCGGCCCCTCTACCGGCAATCCACCTTCTCATCCCTCCCTGCCCGCGAGGCCCCCTCCGAGCAAGTCATCCGGAGGCTTCAAGCCCGCCTTCAAACCCGCCTACGGAGCTGCAGCCTCATCCGCGCCTACCTCCTACTCGAGTGCACCGACCTATGCCAGCGCGCCCGCCGCCCATTATGGCTCACCCTACGCATCGTACTCGCAACAACCGTCGCCGTCGCCCTCGGTAGGCGGCGCCGGCCGCTATGGAGCACCGGTGCCCTCTTACGATTCATACACACAACCCGGCGCCGGCTCTCGTTACGGCCAGGCCTCGAGCTACAATGCGCCGCCTTCGACCTACGGCGCAGCGCCGCAGATTCGCAACCCGTTCCCGATTCCCGGCACCGGCGCCCCTGCCGCCGGCGCATCCGCCGCCTCGGCGTCCGACTACGACCCGGACATGGCGATGCAGATAGCACAGTGGCAGAGCGCATACAGCTCGAACGGCACTAAGGACGCCAGCGGTAAAGACCCGGTCGTCCCCAGCGGTCGTGGGGGCTTCCCTGGAACAGGCAGCAACGTCGCGACCCCTCCCATCATCGACCCCGCAGCCGCGGCcgcagcggcagcagcagcgaaCCAACCCCCCGAGCGCAAGAAGACCGTCGTCCGCGAGGGTGGCGGCAAGAAGTGGACCGACGACACCCTCGCCGAGTGGGATCCGAGTCACCTGCGCCTGTTTGTCGGTAACCTCGCGGGCGAAGTCACAGACGAATCCCTCCTCAAGGCCTTTTCGCGATGGCAGTCGGTGCAGAAGGCACGCGTGATCCGCGACAAGCGCACCGCCAAGTCCAAGGGGTACGGTTTCGTCTCCTTCAGCGACGCCGACGACTTTTTCCAGGCCGCCAAGGAGATGAATGGCAAGTACATCCAGAGCCACCCCGTCACGGTGCGCAAGGCGAACACGGAGATCAAGATCACCAACGTCAAGGGCAAGGACCACCGCAACAACCGCAATAACAAGAACAAGAAGCACTCTGGCAACGGTGGTGGCGGAGGAAACAAGAATGCAGATGGTACCGGGTATGAACCCCACCTCGGCCCTGTGCATAGTCACGGTGTCATCAAGCCTGGACAGAAGACCAAGAACGGCCTCAAATTGCTTGGATGA